One genomic segment of Thalassospiraceae bacterium LMO-SO8 includes these proteins:
- a CDS encoding acyl-CoA dehydrogenase family protein has translation MDFRLTDDQRQLQEAARAFAQGEMREVARTLEQEDKALPAEWIKRYAEMGFLGVNVSEDLGGLGLGNLEALIVLEEFAKVSPAVAFPIFESSVGPVRAVEHFADAGLAKRIVPKVCAGEMVVAVAMSEPEAGSALTDLKTRAVIKDGKIVLNGQKRWCSGGSHADAYVVYCKLSDDPGAKGIGAVLVEDGTPGLSFGARERLMGFRGVPSADIFFDNVEVPAENLIVPAGGFKKLMEAFDLERCGNSTMCLGIAQSALDEALAYVQERKQFGKPLVEFQAVQMKLAEMALRCEASRLLIWRAAQNAADGLPSILDSSLAKCFANEMVRDVTGAAMQVMGAYGYSKEFDMERRMRDGWGWGIAGGAIDIQKVNIAAALVGRRFDQRR, from the coding sequence GTGGATTTTCGACTGACCGACGATCAGCGCCAGCTACAGGAAGCCGCCCGCGCCTTTGCCCAGGGCGAAATGCGCGAGGTCGCCCGTACCCTTGAACAGGAAGACAAGGCGCTGCCTGCCGAATGGATCAAGCGCTACGCGGAAATGGGCTTTCTCGGCGTCAACGTGTCGGAAGACCTGGGTGGTCTCGGGCTTGGCAATCTGGAAGCCCTGATCGTGCTGGAGGAATTCGCCAAGGTCTCGCCCGCGGTCGCTTTTCCCATCTTTGAAAGTTCCGTCGGTCCGGTGCGCGCGGTGGAGCACTTCGCCGACGCCGGTCTCGCCAAACGCATCGTGCCCAAGGTCTGCGCCGGCGAGATGGTCGTCGCCGTCGCCATGTCCGAACCCGAGGCCGGATCGGCCCTGACCGACCTGAAGACCCGGGCGGTCATCAAGGACGGCAAGATCGTCCTCAACGGCCAGAAGCGATGGTGCTCGGGCGGCAGTCACGCCGACGCCTATGTCGTCTATTGCAAGCTGTCCGACGACCCGGGCGCCAAGGGCATCGGGGCGGTGCTGGTCGAGGACGGCACCCCGGGCCTGAGCTTCGGCGCGCGCGAACGGCTGATGGGCTTCCGCGGCGTGCCGTCGGCCGACATCTTCTTCGACAACGTGGAAGTCCCCGCCGAAAACCTGATCGTCCCGGCGGGCGGGTTCAAGAAACTGATGGAGGCCTTCGACCTGGAACGCTGCGGCAATTCGACCATGTGCCTGGGCATCGCCCAGTCGGCGCTGGACGAAGCCCTCGCCTATGTGCAGGAGCGCAAGCAGTTCGGCAAGCCGCTGGTCGAGTTCCAGGCGGTGCAGATGAAGCTGGCGGAAATGGCCCTGCGCTGCGAGGCGTCGCGCCTGCTGATCTGGCGGGCGGCGCAGAACGCCGCTGACGGTCTGCCGTCGATCCTGGATTCTTCCCTGGCCAAATGCTTCGCCAACGAAATGGTGCGCGACGTCACGGGGGCGGCCATGCAGGTCATGGGTGCCTACGGCTATTCCAAGGAGTTCGACATGGAACGGCGCATGCGCGACGGCTGGGGCTGGGGCATCGCCGGCGGCGCCATCGACATCCAGAAGGTCAACATCGCCGCCGCCCTGGTCGGCCGCCGTTTCGACCAGCGGCGCTAG
- a CDS encoding CoA transferase, with protein MPGPLDGIRVLDFSRVLAGPWCAMILGDLGAEVIKVESPEGDDVRHFGPPFEAGESAYFQVTNRNKQSIVIDLKTDEGRAIARDLALKSDIVVENLRRGAMEKYGLGYEQLKADNPGLIYCSVSGYGRTGPAAERAGYDFLIQAESGLMSLIGGADQPPMKVGAAVTDMVAGQDAVAGVLAALFHRERSGKGQHVDIALLDSAVALLANQGAAYLMTGERPQRLGNDHPSVCPYRPFDTADHPLALAIGADRQFRKLAAALGHPDMADDPRFATNRARAENRVALYEIMEAAFRTKGRDEWLVDLHAAGLPAGAIRTVDEVLEAPEVHARDMVVEVEHATIGRERIIGSPLKLSETPISVRSAPPTLGQQTAEVLKQVLGWNVADADDYAAKVKLA; from the coding sequence ATGCCCGGCCCCCTCGACGGTATCCGTGTTCTCGATTTCTCGCGCGTTCTGGCGGGGCCCTGGTGCGCCATGATCCTGGGTGACCTGGGGGCCGAGGTCATCAAGGTGGAAAGCCCCGAAGGCGACGACGTGCGCCATTTCGGCCCGCCGTTCGAGGCCGGCGAAAGCGCCTATTTCCAGGTCACCAACCGCAACAAGCAGAGCATCGTCATAGATCTGAAGACGGACGAGGGCAGGGCCATCGCCCGCGACCTGGCGCTGAAAAGCGACATCGTCGTCGAGAACCTGCGGCGCGGCGCCATGGAGAAATACGGCCTGGGCTACGAGCAACTGAAAGCCGACAATCCGGGGCTGATCTATTGCTCCGTATCCGGCTACGGGCGCACGGGCCCGGCGGCGGAACGCGCCGGATACGACTTCCTGATCCAGGCGGAAAGCGGCCTGATGTCCCTGATCGGCGGTGCCGACCAGCCGCCGATGAAGGTCGGCGCGGCGGTGACCGACATGGTCGCGGGCCAGGACGCGGTCGCGGGCGTGCTCGCCGCCCTGTTCCACCGCGAACGCAGCGGCAAGGGCCAGCACGTGGACATCGCGTTGCTAGACAGCGCCGTGGCGCTGTTGGCCAACCAGGGGGCGGCCTATCTGATGACCGGCGAACGGCCCCAGCGCCTGGGCAACGATCATCCGTCGGTCTGCCCCTACCGGCCGTTCGACACGGCGGACCATCCGCTGGCCCTGGCGATCGGCGCCGACCGCCAGTTCCGCAAGCTGGCGGCGGCCCTGGGGCATCCCGACATGGCCGACGATCCGCGCTTCGCCACCAACCGGGCGCGGGCCGAAAACCGTGTCGCCTTGTACGAGATCATGGAGGCCGCGTTCCGCACCAAGGGCCGCGACGAATGGCTGGTTGATCTGCATGCTGCGGGCCTGCCCGCCGGCGCCATCCGCACGGTCGACGAGGTGCTGGAAGCGCCGGAAGTTCATGCCCGCGACATGGTGGTCGAGGTCGAGCACGCGACGATCGGCCGCGAGCGCATCATCGGCTCGCCGCTGAAACTGTCGGAAACGCCGATCAGCGTGCGCTCCGCCCCGCCGACCCTGGGTCAGCAGACGGCGGAAGTTCTCAAACAGGTTCTGGGCTGGAATGTGGCCGACGCCGACGACTATGCGGCCAAGGTGAAACTGGCCTGA
- a CDS encoding CDP-alcohol phosphatidyltransferase family protein, which produces MISTEHDPAPSRARAMMTQLPLIRMLSRATTPRLAALGMTPNQATSLGLASGLTAATCFALGSPVVQVLGAGMFFLYYLFDYCDGELARLRGMGSRFGAAFDDFTDWVVHAAFFLAVGYHTMAEAGDVLWMWLGGAAALGGTISAALPLVLGGVPEGETQVARLSDLGGEAGWRDVAVFAFRGLARADFWLIVAGLALGGWLWVLLPAAAIGAQVFWLLYLSKSARRILT; this is translated from the coding sequence ATGATATCCACGGAACATGATCCGGCGCCGTCGCGCGCCCGCGCGATGATGACGCAACTGCCCCTGATCCGCATGCTGTCGCGGGCGACGACGCCCCGCCTGGCGGCGCTCGGCATGACGCCCAATCAGGCGACGAGCCTGGGTCTGGCCTCCGGCCTGACCGCCGCCACCTGTTTCGCGCTCGGCTCGCCCGTCGTGCAGGTTTTGGGGGCGGGAATGTTCTTCCTCTATTACCTGTTCGATTACTGCGACGGCGAACTGGCCCGGCTGCGTGGCATGGGGTCGCGGTTCGGCGCCGCCTTCGACGACTTCACCGACTGGGTTGTCCACGCCGCCTTCTTTCTGGCCGTCGGTTATCACACGATGGCGGAGGCGGGAGACGTGTTGTGGATGTGGCTGGGAGGCGCGGCCGCCCTTGGCGGCACGATCAGCGCGGCCTTGCCGTTGGTGCTCGGCGGCGTGCCCGAGGGCGAGACCCAGGTGGCCCGCCTGTCCGATCTGGGGGGCGAGGCGGGATGGCGCGATGTTGCCGTGTTCGCCTTTCGCGGATTGGCGCGCGCGGATTTCTGGCTGATCGTGGCGGGATTGGCGCTCGGCGGCTGGCTGTGGGTTCTGCTGCCCGCCGCCGCCATCGGCGCCCAGGTGTTCTGGCTGCTCTACCTCAGCAAGTCGGCACGGCGCATTCTGACCTGA
- the dctP gene encoding TRAP transporter substrate-binding protein DctP — MFKKIAGVAAAALIVLSGTSTGSDAAERLSLSSWGSPKHYQVAQFVPNFQKLLKEKSGGDIRLKTFAGGEMVKQQFVATAVPQGTVDISLTTLDNWSGRVPDVGILTTPLWDKSMAWTRDNLKPGNPIFDYFDAQLRKEGALIIAMFDIGPPVVSTNFKIEGPDSFKDMPIRAYSKGSAQVLQALGAAPTIMGVGDVYSGLQRGTVKGAMGGLGGAVGLKHFEVTSNMFVPNGVMGTLIHAYVMNKEKFEKMSPANQKAVMEAAGEARDHMQQFAIDKLASLLDTVRKNGNEVTAVEPGSDLWNKFAKRLEPLTASAKEQYSKEVQDLLAKN; from the coding sequence ATGTTCAAGAAAATTGCCGGTGTCGCCGCGGCGGCACTGATCGTTCTGTCTGGCACATCGACCGGCTCGGATGCCGCGGAACGCCTGTCCCTGTCGTCCTGGGGCAGCCCCAAGCACTATCAGGTGGCGCAGTTCGTGCCGAACTTCCAGAAGCTGTTGAAGGAGAAATCCGGCGGCGACATTCGCCTGAAGACCTTCGCCGGCGGCGAGATGGTGAAGCAGCAGTTCGTGGCCACCGCCGTGCCCCAGGGCACCGTCGACATTTCCCTGACGACCCTCGACAACTGGTCCGGCCGCGTGCCCGACGTGGGCATTCTCACGACGCCGCTGTGGGACAAGTCCATGGCCTGGACCCGCGACAATCTGAAGCCCGGCAATCCGATTTTCGATTATTTTGACGCGCAGCTTCGCAAGGAAGGGGCCCTGATCATCGCCATGTTCGATATCGGCCCGCCCGTCGTCAGCACCAACTTCAAGATCGAAGGCCCGGACTCGTTCAAGGACATGCCGATCCGCGCCTATTCGAAGGGCTCGGCGCAGGTTTTGCAGGCGTTGGGCGCCGCGCCGACGATCATGGGCGTGGGTGACGTCTATTCCGGTCTGCAACGCGGCACGGTCAAGGGCGCCATGGGCGGCCTGGGCGGTGCGGTCGGCCTGAAGCATTTCGAGGTCACGTCCAACATGTTCGTGCCGAACGGCGTGATGGGCACGCTCATCCATGCCTATGTCATGAACAAGGAAAAGTTCGAGAAGATGTCGCCGGCCAATCAGAAGGCGGTCATGGAAGCCGCCGGGGAAGCCCGCGACCACATGCAGCAGTTCGCCATCGACAAGCTGGCGAGCCTGCTGGACACCGTGCGCAAGAACGGCAACGAAGTGACGGCGGTGGAGCCGGGCAGCGACCTTTGGAACAAGTTCGCCAAGCGTCTGGAGCCGTTGACGGCCTCCGCGAAAGAGCAATACTCCAAGGAAGTGCAGGACCTGCTCGCCAAGAACTGA
- a CDS encoding DUF1223 domain-containing protein, whose amino-acid sequence MKHLMFTALAAAVTFVTAAPFSPPAQAQDKKPVVVELFTSQGCYSCPPAEAFLGELADRADVVALEFHVDYWDSLNYMWHGQWKDPFSAPEYTQRQRLYNVAIRGQSGVYTPQMIIDGRLEAVGSHRGRVTDNMTRAAKTVGKLAVAVAARGGRLQASISEGAAGMADIILVRFLDRAETVVQKGENHGKVLVSRHIVREMRKLGSWRGDRVALDLPADAAGGDGMGCAVLVQTPNHGPILGAALCPKGPSS is encoded by the coding sequence ATGAAACATCTTATGTTCACTGCCCTGGCCGCCGCTGTGACGTTCGTCACCGCCGCCCCTTTCTCCCCCCCGGCCCAGGCCCAGGACAAAAAGCCCGTGGTCGTCGAGTTGTTCACCTCGCAGGGCTGTTATTCCTGCCCGCCGGCGGAGGCGTTCCTGGGCGAACTGGCCGACCGCGCGGACGTGGTCGCCCTGGAATTCCACGTCGATTACTGGGACAGCCTGAATTACATGTGGCACGGCCAATGGAAGGATCCGTTCTCGGCGCCGGAATACACGCAGCGCCAACGCCTCTACAACGTCGCCATTCGCGGCCAGTCAGGCGTCTACACTCCGCAGATGATCATCGACGGCCGGCTTGAGGCCGTGGGATCGCACCGCGGTCGGGTCACCGACAACATGACCCGGGCGGCCAAGACCGTGGGCAAACTCGCCGTCGCCGTCGCGGCCCGAGGCGGCCGGTTGCAGGCATCGATTTCCGAAGGCGCCGCCGGTATGGCCGACATCATTCTCGTCCGTTTTCTGGACCGTGCCGAAACGGTGGTCCAGAAGGGCGAAAACCACGGCAAGGTGCTGGTCAGCCGCCATATCGTGCGCGAAATGCGCAAACTCGGCAGTTGGCGCGGGGACCGGGTCGCCCTCGACCTGCCCGCCGATGCGGCCGGCGGTGACGGCATGGGCTGCGCGGTCCTGGTTCAGACCCCTAACCACGGCCCGATCCTGGGCGCCGCTCTATGCCCCAAAGGGCCGTCGTCCTAG
- a CDS encoding TRAP transporter small permease, producing MIGLIRTIGRGMTAVSITLMILLCVPITYEAIARFFNAPTIWVFETTLYAFIFLGFCGNALAVQSGSHFRVVMLREMFPSKRRMFDLIAQLSTLAFGFLIIATGSYFVWYSASNAIVSATLLEVPLWIPQLAVPLGGIGLVLQTFVQMVTGETPVGDAHVVGE from the coding sequence ATGATCGGATTGATCCGAACAATCGGTCGAGGCATGACCGCCGTCTCGATCACCCTGATGATCCTGCTGTGTGTTCCGATCACCTATGAGGCCATTGCGCGGTTTTTCAACGCGCCGACGATCTGGGTTTTCGAGACGACGCTCTATGCCTTCATTTTTCTCGGCTTTTGCGGCAATGCCCTGGCCGTGCAGTCCGGATCGCACTTCCGGGTCGTCATGCTGCGGGAAATGTTTCCGTCCAAACGCCGGATGTTCGACCTGATCGCGCAGTTGTCGACGCTGGCCTTCGGTTTCCTGATCATCGCGACGGGCAGTTACTTCGTCTGGTATTCCGCCTCCAACGCCATCGTCTCCGCGACCTTGCTGGAGGTGCCGTTGTGGATCCCGCAGCTGGCGGTGCCGCTCGGCGGGATCGGGCTCGTCCTGCAAACGTTTGTCCAGATGGTCACCGGTGAGACGCCGGTCGGCGACGCCCATGTGGTCGGGGAATAA
- a CDS encoding CoA-transferase, with product MSEAYSSEEFLISVVTRLLPERGNGAIGAASPIPGAAALLQRELTGGAFRVSLIHGITNNPFTDGGRELFDAAGQGRIDVFFLGGVQIDGQANLNLVGTGAYPSLDRRFPGSFGSAYIYFTVPRVILFRPEHTRRVFVDKVDFISAPGVSPPDVHRPGGPHALVTELCVMSFDRGLGRFRLESVHPGHSVEEVRDNTGFDFDVPDNVPTTPEPEPERLDILRTKIGREVAGTYPDFAERVLGYRAKASA from the coding sequence GTGAGCGAAGCCTATTCCTCCGAAGAATTCCTGATTTCCGTCGTCACCCGCCTGCTGCCGGAACGCGGCAACGGCGCCATCGGGGCGGCGTCGCCCATTCCCGGTGCGGCGGCCCTGTTGCAGCGGGAGTTGACCGGCGGCGCCTTCCGCGTGTCGCTGATCCACGGCATCACCAACAACCCGTTCACGGACGGCGGGCGCGAACTGTTCGACGCGGCCGGGCAGGGGCGCATCGACGTGTTCTTCCTGGGCGGCGTGCAGATCGACGGCCAAGCCAACCTGAATCTGGTTGGCACCGGCGCTTATCCGTCGCTCGACCGCCGGTTCCCGGGCTCGTTCGGGTCGGCCTACATATATTTCACCGTGCCGCGCGTCATCCTGTTCCGTCCGGAACACACGCGCCGGGTGTTCGTCGACAAGGTCGATTTCATCAGCGCCCCCGGCGTCAGCCCGCCCGACGTGCACCGCCCCGGCGGCCCACACGCCCTGGTCACGGAACTTTGCGTCATGTCGTTCGACCGGGGGCTGGGGCGGTTCCGTCTGGAAAGCGTTCATCCGGGGCACAGTGTCGAGGAAGTGCGCGACAACACGGGCTTCGATTTCGACGTGCCCGACAACGTGCCGACCACGCCGGAACCGGAGCCCGAACGGCTGGATATCCTGCGCACCAAGATCGGCCGCGAGGTCGCCGGGACCTACCCGGATTTCGCCGAAAGAGTGTTGGGCTACCGCGCGAAGGCGTCCGCCTGA
- a CDS encoding GntR family transcriptional regulator produces MAGFSTRKTEDFVKRYWSDETDLPKHEKLSRAFTESIMDGFWTAGARLPTEAELVQTTPCSLGTVQRALRNLAYAGVIQRRRGSGSVVSDLSRPIHEPWHMRFLNPEGAPGSFMPVATRVLHRDVTADHGPWSTDLGQTTEKIVRIERVMVIADQFDVYNLFYALADRFPELVDTPLADLNGINLKDMMARGQHLAVQRGRQLMRFEDPPAGISLKCRWPEGERASVLNVVGYSMDGEAMYYQDYFIPPTDLTLDLGTPHRTYAQ; encoded by the coding sequence ATGGCTGGCTTTTCAACGCGCAAGACCGAGGATTTCGTCAAACGCTACTGGTCGGATGAAACGGACCTGCCGAAACACGAAAAGCTGTCCCGCGCGTTCACGGAATCGATCATGGACGGTTTCTGGACGGCGGGCGCGCGGCTGCCGACGGAAGCGGAGCTGGTGCAAACCACACCTTGCAGCCTGGGGACCGTGCAGCGAGCGCTGCGCAACCTCGCCTATGCCGGGGTGATCCAGCGGCGGCGGGGCAGCGGCAGCGTCGTCTCGGACCTCAGCCGCCCGATCCATGAACCCTGGCACATGCGGTTCCTGAACCCCGAGGGGGCGCCCGGCAGTTTCATGCCCGTCGCCACCCGCGTGCTGCACCGGGACGTTACCGCCGACCATGGCCCCTGGTCCACCGACCTGGGGCAGACGACGGAAAAGATCGTGCGGATCGAACGCGTGATGGTGATCGCGGACCAATTCGACGTGTACAACCTGTTCTATGCCCTGGCCGACCGCTTTCCGGAACTGGTCGACACCCCCCTGGCCGATCTGAACGGGATCAACCTGAAGGACATGATGGCCAGGGGACAGCACCTCGCCGTGCAACGGGGCCGGCAGTTGATGCGGTTCGAGGACCCGCCCGCGGGCATTTCCTTGAAGTGCCGTTGGCCGGAAGGAGAGCGGGCATCCGTGCTGAACGTCGTGGGATATTCGATGGATGGCGAGGCGATGTACTACCAGGACTATTTCATCCCGCCGACGGACCTGACCCTCGACCTTGGCACACCGCACCGCACCTACGCCCAATAA